One Fundulus heteroclitus isolate FHET01 chromosome 1, MU-UCD_Fhet_4.1, whole genome shotgun sequence genomic window carries:
- the LOC105928560 gene encoding protein kinase C-binding protein 1 isoform X3, with product METDGVPVDRSSGTQCLSLAEEEIKKEPDVVEGMDASLRSKAPDAPGSAERSAAPQKRKVSSPTHSSNGHSPSDTSPSPLKKKKKPGAVNANNKDQDGRNDFYCWLCHREGQVLCCELCPRVYHAKCLKLPAEPEGDWFCPECEKITVAECIETQSKAMTMLTIDQLSYLLKFALQKIKQPGTEPFQKPVSLEQHPDYAEYIFHPMDLSTIEKNVKKKMYGCTEAFLADMKWILHNCIIYNGGNHKLTTTAKVIVKICEHEMNEIEVCPECYLSSCQKRDNWFCEPCSQPHPLVWAKLKGFPFWPAKALREKDGQVDARFFGQHDRAWVPINNCYLMSKEIPFSVKKTKSIFNSAMQEMEVYVENIRKKFGVFNYAPFRTPYTPNNQLQMLVDPNNPSAGTVKTEKPDKLRFNFDMTSSPKMILSKSSTPSGMRRRASMTEMPRSPMSTNSSVHTGSDGEQEAEKTSRNPALHYSTGEESMDCTASPVSGKAGPGASVGSSPKPINSALVPKQERTAATGGILNLNLDRVKAEMDLKELSETVQQQQQQQATPPTVTTPKRPIRSLDKTIESCKAQLGINEISEEVYKDVDHSDSEDSEKSDSSDSEYLSDEEHRSKNSAPDDKDKAERKRSKASTEGEGKEGVPATPDKAATAAEPPLKEKPGCNGPDRDLQDKPRTPQSQPVTEKSKPPEESKTAAASAEQDSDSERELVIDLGDEHGGRDSKRARREPSSSSAKAVKESNAAKVEGKMPSSAASSTPTREAASNLKDSLQPSITAALNLVSSAASGQPSTSTTTGGTTSAPSSSSTTSTAPTNVKKQRPLLPKDTAAQAVQRAVVWSPTKFQTSSQKWHMQKVQRQQNEEQSAVQTQGQGQARSQQPQSQQNSSSTRYQTRQAAKVQQKDPAQSSTSSTAGQVTSAASSLVSADLQIPTVSADVAADIAKYTNKIMDTIKGTMTEIYNDLSKSTSGNTIAEIRRLRIEIEKLQWLHQQELSEMKHNLELTMAEMRQSLEQERERLVAEVKKQMELEKQQAVDETKKKQWCANCRKEAIFYCCWNTSYCDYPCQQAHWPEHMKSCTQSASASQQEPEAEPSSEPPVKPSGHSPAVQSAPPATGSISDKSNSPTYTDKSKDSSAVTVT from the exons atggaaaCCGATGGAGTCCCTGTTGACAGGTCCTCTGGGACCCAATGCCTTAG TCTGGCTGAGGAGGAGATAAAGAAAGAGCCGGATGTGGTAGAGGGGATGGACGCTTCTCTGCGATCGAAAG CCCCTGATGCACCAGGTTCAGCAGAACGATCAGCAGCACCACAGAAGCGAAAGGTGTCAAGTCCCACCCATTCCTCCAATGGACACTCTCCCTCAGACACCTCCCCCAGcccccttaaaaaaaagaaaaagccaggGGCTGTGAACGCTAACAACAAAGACCAG GACGGCAGGAATGACTTCTACTGCTGGCTGTGCCACCGCGAGGGTCAGGTGCTCTGCTGTGAGCTCTGCCCCAGGGTGTACCACGCCAAGTGCCTCAAACTACCAGCCGAGCCCGAGGGCGACTGGTTCTGTCCAGAGTGTGAG aaAATAACAGTTGCTGAGTGCATTGAAACCCAGAGCAAAGCAATGACAATGCTAACAATAGACCAGCTCTCCTACTTGCTGAAATTTGCACTCCAAAAAATCAAACAGCCTGGG ACGGAGCCGTTTCAGAAGCCCGTGTCTCTGGAACAGCACCCAGATTATGCGGAGTACATCTTCCACCCCATGGACCTTAGTACTATAGAAAAG aatgtcaaaaagaaaatgtatggcTGCACCGAGGCTTTTCTTGCTGATATGAAATGGATCTTACACAACTGCATCATCTATAATGGAG GTAATCATAAATTAACAACAACTGCAAAAGTCATTGTCAAGATCTGTGAACATGAG ATGAATGAGATTGAGGTTTGTCCAGAGTGCTACCTGTCTTCTTGCCAAAAAAGGGATAACTGGTTTTGTGAGCCATGT AGTCAGCCTCACCCTCTGGTTTGGGCTAAGCTGAAGGGCTTTCCTTTTTGGCCAGCAAAAGCACTTCGTGAAAAGGATGGGCAAGTAGACGCACGCTTCTTTGGGCAACATGATCG CGCCTGGGTTCCTATCAACAACTGCTACTTAATGTCCAAAGAGATCCCTTTCTctgtaaagaaaacaaagagcatTTTCAACAGCGCCATGCAAGAGATGGAGGTCTACGTGGAAAATATCCGCAAGAAATTCGGCGTCTTTAACTACGCACCCTTCCGCACTCCCTACACTCCCAACAACCAGCTACAGATGCTGGTGGACCCCAACAACCCCAGTGCTGGGACGGTGAAAACGGAGAAGCCAGACAAGCTCCGCTTTAACTTTGATATGACTTCTTCTCCCAAGATGATCCTCAGCAAGAGTTCCACACCCAGTGGGATGAGGCGGCGGGCCTCAATGACGGAAATGCCTCGGTCTCCTATGAGCACCAACTCTTCAGTTCACACAGGGTCCGATGGGGAGCAAGAAGCTGAGAAGACGAGCAGGAACCCTGCCTTACACTACAGCACTGGAGAGGAATCGATGGACTGCACTG CATCTCCTGTGTCAGGGAAGGCTGGTCCAGGTGCCAGTGTGGGCAGCAGTCCAAagcccataaactctgcactgGTGCCCAAGCAGGAGAGAACTGCAGCGACAGGAGGCATTCTTAACCTCAACCTTG ATCGTGTGAAGGCTGAAATGGACCTGAAGGAGCTAAGTGAgactgtgcagcagcagcagcaacagcaagcAACCCCACCTACCGTCACCACTCCAAAGAGGCCCATCAGGAGTCTTGACAAGACCATAGAAAGCTGCAAAGCACAGCTGG GTATTAATGAGATTTCTGAAGAGGTGTATAAAGATGTGGACCACAGTGACTCTGAGGACTCAGAGAAATCTGACTCCAGCGACAGCGAATATCTCAGCGATGAAGAACATCGGTCGAAGAATTCTGCACCGGATGACAAGGATAAGGCAGAAAGAAAAAGGTCAAAAGCGAGCACAGAGGGTGAGGGTAAGGAAGGAGTACCAGCGACGCCGGATAAAGCCGCCACCGCCGCAGAGCCTCCGCTCAAAGAGAAGCCGGGCTGCAACGGCCCAGACCGGGATCTGCAGGACAAGCCCAGGACTCCTCAGTCTCAACCCGTCACGGAAAAGTCTAAACCACCAGAGGAGAGCAAAACAGCTGCTGCATCAGCTGAACAGGACTCTGACTCTGAGCGGGAGCTCGTCATTGATCTGGGGGACGAACATGGAGGACGGGACTCGAAGAGGGCAAGAAGAGAGCCAAGCTCCTCTTCTGCCAAAGCTGTCAAAGAGTCCAATGCTGCCAAGGTGGAAG gtAAGATGCCTTCATCCGCTGCATCAAGTACACCGACACGAGAAGCTGCCTCCAACCTGAAAGActccttgcagccttctatcaCAGCAGCACTCAACCTTGTTTCCAGCGCAGCGTCCGGTCAGCCCAGTACCTCGACAACCACCGGCGGAACTACCAGTGCTCCTTCTTCTAGCTCCACGACATCCACAGCAcccacaaatgtaaaaaaacagcGGCCGCTGCTGCCTAAAGATACAGCAGCTCAGGCTGTGCAGCGGGCGGTTGTTTGGAGTCCCACCAAGTTTCAGACATCATCGCAGAAATGGCACATGCAGAAGGTTCAGAGGCAGCAGAACGAAGAGCAGTCGGCCGTCCAGACGCAGGGTCAGGGTCAGGCGCGCAGCCAGCAGCCGCAGTCACAGCAGAACTCCTCCAGCACTCGCTATCAGACCAGACAAGCAGCtaaag TGCAACAAAAAGACCCAGCTCAGAGTTCGACCTCATCGACAGCGGGACAGGTCACGTCTGCTGCCTCGTCATTGGTGTCAGCAGACTTGCAGATCCCGACGGTCTCAGCAGACGTAGCCGCAGACATAGCCAAATACACAAACAAA ATTATGGACACAATAAAGGGCACAATGACTGAAATCTACAACGATCTTTCTAAAAGTACATCCGGAAACACAATTGCAGAG ATTCGACGGCTGAGGATAGAGATCGAAAAACTCCAGTGGCTTCATCAGCAGGAGTTATCAGAGATGAAGCACAATCTGG AGCTGACAATGGCGGAGATGAGGCAGAGTCTGGAGCAGGAAAGGGAACGTTTGGTGGCCGAGGTGAAAAAGCAGATGGAGCTGGAAAAGCAGCAGGCGGTGGAcgagacaaaaaagaaacagtggTGCGCTAACTGCAGGAAGGAGGCCATCTTCTACTGCTGCTGGAATACCAGTTACTGTGATTACCCCTGCCAGCAAGCACACTGGCCTGAACACATGAAGTCGTGTACACAGTCAG CCTCGGCATCTCAACAGGAGCCGGAGGCAGAGCCCAGCTCGGAGCCGCCGGTCAAACCATCAGGCCACTCCCCTGCGGTGCAGTCAGCCCCCCCAGCCACAGGCTCAATATCGGACAAAAGCAACTCTCCCACATACACTGACAAAAGCAAGGACAGTTCTGCCGTCACTGTGACCTAA
- the LOC105928560 gene encoding protein kinase C-binding protein 1 isoform X1, translating to METDGVPVDRSSGTQCLSLAEEEIKKEPDVVEGMDASLRSKAPDAPGSAERSAAPQKRKVSSPTHSSNGHSPSDTSPSPLKKKKKPGAVNANNKDQSELRHGPFYYMKQPALTTDPVDVVPQDGRNDFYCWLCHREGQVLCCELCPRVYHAKCLKLPAEPEGDWFCPECEKITVAECIETQSKAMTMLTIDQLSYLLKFALQKIKQPGTEPFQKPVSLEQHPDYAEYIFHPMDLSTIEKNVKKKMYGCTEAFLADMKWILHNCIIYNGGNHKLTTTAKVIVKICEHEMNEIEVCPECYLSSCQKRDNWFCEPCSQPHPLVWAKLKGFPFWPAKALREKDGQVDARFFGQHDRAWVPINNCYLMSKEIPFSVKKTKSIFNSAMQEMEVYVENIRKKFGVFNYAPFRTPYTPNNQLQMLVDPNNPSAGTVKTEKPDKLRFNFDMTSSPKMILSKSSTPSGMRRRASMTEMPRSPMSTNSSVHTGSDGEQEAEKTSRNPALHYSTGEESMDCTASPVSGKAGPGASVGSSPKPINSALVPKQERTAATGGILNLNLDRVKAEMDLKELSETVQQQQQQQATPPTVTTPKRPIRSLDKTIESCKAQLGINEISEEVYKDVDHSDSEDSEKSDSSDSEYLSDEEHRSKNSAPDDKDKAERKRSKASTEGEGKEGVPATPDKAATAAEPPLKEKPGCNGPDRDLQDKPRTPQSQPVTEKSKPPEESKTAAASAEQDSDSERELVIDLGDEHGGRDSKRARREPSSSSAKAVKESNAAKVEGKMPSSAASSTPTREAASNLKDSLQPSITAALNLVSSAASGQPSTSTTTGGTTSAPSSSSTTSTAPTNVKKQRPLLPKDTAAQAVQRAVVWSPTKFQTSSQKWHMQKVQRQQNEEQSAVQTQGQGQARSQQPQSQQNSSSTRYQTRQAAKVQQKDPAQSSTSSTAGQVTSAASSLVSADLQIPTVSADVAADIAKYTNKIMDTIKGTMTEIYNDLSKSTSGNTIAEIRRLRIEIEKLQWLHQQELSEMKHNLELTMAEMRQSLEQERERLVAEVKKQMELEKQQAVDETKKKQWCANCRKEAIFYCCWNTSYCDYPCQQAHWPEHMKSCTQSASASQQEPEAEPSSEPPVKPSGHSPAVQSAPPATGSISDKSNSPTYTDKSKDSSAVTVT from the exons atggaaaCCGATGGAGTCCCTGTTGACAGGTCCTCTGGGACCCAATGCCTTAG TCTGGCTGAGGAGGAGATAAAGAAAGAGCCGGATGTGGTAGAGGGGATGGACGCTTCTCTGCGATCGAAAG CCCCTGATGCACCAGGTTCAGCAGAACGATCAGCAGCACCACAGAAGCGAAAGGTGTCAAGTCCCACCCATTCCTCCAATGGACACTCTCCCTCAGACACCTCCCCCAGcccccttaaaaaaaagaaaaagccaggGGCTGTGAACGCTAACAACAAAGACCAG TCAGAGCTAAGACATGGTCCCTTTTACTATATGAAGCAGCCAGCACTCACCACAGACCCTGTTGATGTTGTACCGCAGGACGGCAGGAATGACTTCTACTGCTGGCTGTGCCACCGCGAGGGTCAGGTGCTCTGCTGTGAGCTCTGCCCCAGGGTGTACCACGCCAAGTGCCTCAAACTACCAGCCGAGCCCGAGGGCGACTGGTTCTGTCCAGAGTGTGAG aaAATAACAGTTGCTGAGTGCATTGAAACCCAGAGCAAAGCAATGACAATGCTAACAATAGACCAGCTCTCCTACTTGCTGAAATTTGCACTCCAAAAAATCAAACAGCCTGGG ACGGAGCCGTTTCAGAAGCCCGTGTCTCTGGAACAGCACCCAGATTATGCGGAGTACATCTTCCACCCCATGGACCTTAGTACTATAGAAAAG aatgtcaaaaagaaaatgtatggcTGCACCGAGGCTTTTCTTGCTGATATGAAATGGATCTTACACAACTGCATCATCTATAATGGAG GTAATCATAAATTAACAACAACTGCAAAAGTCATTGTCAAGATCTGTGAACATGAG ATGAATGAGATTGAGGTTTGTCCAGAGTGCTACCTGTCTTCTTGCCAAAAAAGGGATAACTGGTTTTGTGAGCCATGT AGTCAGCCTCACCCTCTGGTTTGGGCTAAGCTGAAGGGCTTTCCTTTTTGGCCAGCAAAAGCACTTCGTGAAAAGGATGGGCAAGTAGACGCACGCTTCTTTGGGCAACATGATCG CGCCTGGGTTCCTATCAACAACTGCTACTTAATGTCCAAAGAGATCCCTTTCTctgtaaagaaaacaaagagcatTTTCAACAGCGCCATGCAAGAGATGGAGGTCTACGTGGAAAATATCCGCAAGAAATTCGGCGTCTTTAACTACGCACCCTTCCGCACTCCCTACACTCCCAACAACCAGCTACAGATGCTGGTGGACCCCAACAACCCCAGTGCTGGGACGGTGAAAACGGAGAAGCCAGACAAGCTCCGCTTTAACTTTGATATGACTTCTTCTCCCAAGATGATCCTCAGCAAGAGTTCCACACCCAGTGGGATGAGGCGGCGGGCCTCAATGACGGAAATGCCTCGGTCTCCTATGAGCACCAACTCTTCAGTTCACACAGGGTCCGATGGGGAGCAAGAAGCTGAGAAGACGAGCAGGAACCCTGCCTTACACTACAGCACTGGAGAGGAATCGATGGACTGCACTG CATCTCCTGTGTCAGGGAAGGCTGGTCCAGGTGCCAGTGTGGGCAGCAGTCCAAagcccataaactctgcactgGTGCCCAAGCAGGAGAGAACTGCAGCGACAGGAGGCATTCTTAACCTCAACCTTG ATCGTGTGAAGGCTGAAATGGACCTGAAGGAGCTAAGTGAgactgtgcagcagcagcagcaacagcaagcAACCCCACCTACCGTCACCACTCCAAAGAGGCCCATCAGGAGTCTTGACAAGACCATAGAAAGCTGCAAAGCACAGCTGG GTATTAATGAGATTTCTGAAGAGGTGTATAAAGATGTGGACCACAGTGACTCTGAGGACTCAGAGAAATCTGACTCCAGCGACAGCGAATATCTCAGCGATGAAGAACATCGGTCGAAGAATTCTGCACCGGATGACAAGGATAAGGCAGAAAGAAAAAGGTCAAAAGCGAGCACAGAGGGTGAGGGTAAGGAAGGAGTACCAGCGACGCCGGATAAAGCCGCCACCGCCGCAGAGCCTCCGCTCAAAGAGAAGCCGGGCTGCAACGGCCCAGACCGGGATCTGCAGGACAAGCCCAGGACTCCTCAGTCTCAACCCGTCACGGAAAAGTCTAAACCACCAGAGGAGAGCAAAACAGCTGCTGCATCAGCTGAACAGGACTCTGACTCTGAGCGGGAGCTCGTCATTGATCTGGGGGACGAACATGGAGGACGGGACTCGAAGAGGGCAAGAAGAGAGCCAAGCTCCTCTTCTGCCAAAGCTGTCAAAGAGTCCAATGCTGCCAAGGTGGAAG gtAAGATGCCTTCATCCGCTGCATCAAGTACACCGACACGAGAAGCTGCCTCCAACCTGAAAGActccttgcagccttctatcaCAGCAGCACTCAACCTTGTTTCCAGCGCAGCGTCCGGTCAGCCCAGTACCTCGACAACCACCGGCGGAACTACCAGTGCTCCTTCTTCTAGCTCCACGACATCCACAGCAcccacaaatgtaaaaaaacagcGGCCGCTGCTGCCTAAAGATACAGCAGCTCAGGCTGTGCAGCGGGCGGTTGTTTGGAGTCCCACCAAGTTTCAGACATCATCGCAGAAATGGCACATGCAGAAGGTTCAGAGGCAGCAGAACGAAGAGCAGTCGGCCGTCCAGACGCAGGGTCAGGGTCAGGCGCGCAGCCAGCAGCCGCAGTCACAGCAGAACTCCTCCAGCACTCGCTATCAGACCAGACAAGCAGCtaaag TGCAACAAAAAGACCCAGCTCAGAGTTCGACCTCATCGACAGCGGGACAGGTCACGTCTGCTGCCTCGTCATTGGTGTCAGCAGACTTGCAGATCCCGACGGTCTCAGCAGACGTAGCCGCAGACATAGCCAAATACACAAACAAA ATTATGGACACAATAAAGGGCACAATGACTGAAATCTACAACGATCTTTCTAAAAGTACATCCGGAAACACAATTGCAGAG ATTCGACGGCTGAGGATAGAGATCGAAAAACTCCAGTGGCTTCATCAGCAGGAGTTATCAGAGATGAAGCACAATCTGG AGCTGACAATGGCGGAGATGAGGCAGAGTCTGGAGCAGGAAAGGGAACGTTTGGTGGCCGAGGTGAAAAAGCAGATGGAGCTGGAAAAGCAGCAGGCGGTGGAcgagacaaaaaagaaacagtggTGCGCTAACTGCAGGAAGGAGGCCATCTTCTACTGCTGCTGGAATACCAGTTACTGTGATTACCCCTGCCAGCAAGCACACTGGCCTGAACACATGAAGTCGTGTACACAGTCAG CCTCGGCATCTCAACAGGAGCCGGAGGCAGAGCCCAGCTCGGAGCCGCCGGTCAAACCATCAGGCCACTCCCCTGCGGTGCAGTCAGCCCCCCCAGCCACAGGCTCAATATCGGACAAAAGCAACTCTCCCACATACACTGACAAAAGCAAGGACAGTTCTGCCGTCACTGTGACCTAA